A portion of the Actomonas aquatica genome contains these proteins:
- a CDS encoding efflux RND transporter permease subunit, giving the protein MPLTETSVKRPVATAMVFLIIITLGISGLRHLPIDLLPPIEFPSLTVAVEYPNVGPQEIEEIITRPVENAVAGVPGIERVRSSSSEGQSRVTLDFARGTNLDEAANDLRAAIEPMRNSFPDEVDPPRIWKFDPNNAPIVMVGVSSPTRDLQELTLILEREISKRFEQIPGVGRVDVWGGVHRQVRVDLKRDRLNASQLSSADVRNALASGNINLPGGNVVSGVQQLYVRTLGEYNSIDQIRNTVITRVDGKPIRVGDVADVSFGYEDLDRLVRIDGRPMLRFAIRKQTGANTVAVADAVRAEVDRINAERADLRMLIASDQSTFIKGSISNVANSAGWGALFAVAVLYAFLRKGSSTFIIAAAIPISIIATFGLLYFNGLTLNQMSFGGLALGIGMVVDNAVVVLENITRLREEGHDRRRAALVGTKEVAGAVVASTLTTTVIFLPVVFMKTVSGVIFQQLALVVVFALICSLLVALTLVPMLASKLLDRWPARSKTAKPAKPAKAGRFAAIENHYGNLLGWALHHKARVLIGAAALVGVTMAAFPLIPVELAPQTEADQIDVDIRMADGTNIAVLDRYLGDLERIVASQVNETDIDHLTTEIRDGRAEVEIAMSPDASVSTLELADRLRAVTDGRIPGADIRVSAQNGLWILRMVFGNGGSEDVSLQLRGHDLELAQRVGRQIQQAVEDLPGIEGVRIGRSEGRPEQNLVFNREKIAELGLNIRDVASTLQTNVGGSRAGGYRIGGDEFDIMVRLRAQDRQSTQSLDNIPVRLPSGETIPLSAVIDKEASRGPPEIQRIDGQRITTITANLAKGVALGDAVDAIRTRLQDVDIPPGLSLYFGGAYEEQAKSAADFRLSLIIAILLTYMVMAAQFERFLDPLVVLCAIPLAVIGVVPTLLLTGTTINMQSLMGLVMLIGIVVNNAIVLVDYINLLIREEGLSMAEAVRKAGSRRLRPILMTTLTTVLGLLPLALGIGPGAEIQAALARTVLGGLVASTLVTLVFIPVLYSWSHQLKDKVQARFSEPSNAPVPAPQRS; this is encoded by the coding sequence ATGCCGTTGACCGAGACCTCCGTTAAACGCCCCGTCGCGACCGCGATGGTGTTCCTCATCATCATCACTCTCGGGATCTCGGGCCTGCGCCACCTCCCGATCGACCTGCTCCCGCCGATCGAGTTTCCTTCGCTCACCGTCGCCGTGGAGTATCCCAACGTCGGCCCGCAGGAAATCGAGGAGATCATCACCCGCCCGGTCGAAAACGCCGTCGCCGGCGTGCCGGGCATCGAGCGCGTGCGCTCCAGCTCCTCCGAAGGCCAGTCCCGCGTCACCCTCGACTTCGCCCGCGGCACCAACCTCGACGAAGCCGCCAACGACCTGCGCGCCGCCATCGAGCCCATGCGCAACAGTTTCCCCGATGAGGTCGATCCGCCCCGCATCTGGAAGTTCGATCCCAACAACGCCCCCATCGTCATGGTCGGCGTTTCTTCCCCCACCCGCGACCTGCAGGAGCTTACCCTCATCCTCGAACGCGAGATCTCCAAACGCTTCGAACAGATCCCCGGCGTCGGTCGCGTCGATGTCTGGGGCGGCGTCCATCGCCAGGTCCGCGTCGACCTGAAACGCGACCGCCTCAACGCCTCGCAACTTTCCTCGGCCGACGTCCGCAACGCCCTCGCCTCCGGCAACATCAACCTCCCCGGCGGCAACGTCGTTTCGGGCGTGCAACAGCTCTACGTGCGCACCCTCGGCGAATACAATTCCATCGATCAGATCCGCAACACCGTCATCACCCGCGTCGACGGCAAACCCATCCGCGTCGGTGACGTGGCCGACGTCTCCTTCGGCTACGAAGACCTCGATCGCCTCGTGCGCATCGATGGTCGCCCCATGCTCCGCTTCGCCATCCGCAAGCAGACCGGCGCCAATACCGTCGCCGTCGCCGATGCCGTCCGCGCCGAGGTCGATCGCATCAACGCCGAGCGCGCCGACCTGCGCATGCTGATCGCCTCCGACCAGTCCACCTTCATCAAGGGCTCCATCTCCAACGTCGCCAACTCCGCCGGTTGGGGCGCCCTATTCGCCGTCGCCGTGCTCTACGCCTTCCTGCGCAAGGGCTCCTCCACCTTCATCATCGCGGCCGCCATCCCCATCTCCATCATCGCCACCTTCGGCCTGCTCTACTTCAACGGCCTCACGCTCAACCAAATGAGCTTCGGCGGACTCGCCCTCGGCATCGGCATGGTCGTCGATAACGCCGTCGTCGTCTTGGAAAACATCACCCGATTGCGCGAAGAGGGTCACGACCGCCGCCGCGCCGCTCTCGTCGGCACCAAGGAAGTCGCCGGCGCCGTCGTCGCCTCCACCCTCACCACCACGGTCATCTTCCTCCCCGTGGTCTTCATGAAGACCGTCTCCGGCGTCATCTTCCAACAGCTCGCCCTCGTCGTCGTCTTCGCCCTCATCTGCTCCCTGCTGGTCGCCCTCACCCTCGTGCCCATGCTCGCCAGCAAACTGCTCGACCGCTGGCCTGCCCGCTCCAAGACCGCCAAACCGGCCAAGCCCGCCAAAGCCGGCCGCTTCGCCGCCATCGAAAACCACTACGGCAACCTCCTCGGCTGGGCCCTCCACCACAAAGCCCGCGTGCTCATCGGCGCCGCCGCCCTGGTGGGCGTGACCATGGCCGCCTTCCCGCTCATCCCGGTCGAACTCGCGCCGCAGACCGAAGCCGACCAGATCGACGTGGATATCCGCATGGCCGACGGCACCAACATCGCCGTGCTCGACCGCTACCTCGGCGACCTCGAACGCATCGTCGCCAGCCAGGTCAACGAAACCGACATCGATCACCTCACCACCGAGATCCGCGATGGCCGCGCCGAAGTGGAGATCGCCATGTCGCCCGACGCTTCCGTGTCGACCCTCGAACTCGCCGACCGCCTCCGCGCCGTCACCGATGGACGCATCCCCGGCGCCGACATCCGCGTGAGCGCGCAAAACGGTCTCTGGATTCTCCGCATGGTCTTCGGCAACGGCGGCAGCGAAGACGTTTCCCTCCAACTGCGCGGTCACGACCTCGAACTCGCCCAGCGCGTCGGCCGCCAGATTCAACAAGCCGTCGAGGACCTGCCCGGCATCGAAGGCGTGCGCATCGGCCGCAGCGAGGGCCGCCCCGAACAGAACCTCGTGTTTAACCGCGAGAAGATCGCCGAACTCGGCCTCAACATCCGCGACGTCGCCTCCACCCTGCAGACCAACGTCGGCGGCAGCCGCGCTGGCGGTTATCGCATCGGCGGCGACGAATTCGACATCATGGTGCGCCTCCGCGCCCAGGACCGCCAGAGCACCCAATCGCTCGACAACATCCCCGTGCGCCTGCCCAGCGGCGAAACCATCCCGCTCTCCGCCGTCATCGACAAGGAAGCCAGCCGCGGCCCGCCCGAGATCCAGCGCATCGACGGCCAACGCATCACCACCATCACCGCCAACCTCGCCAAGGGTGTAGCCCTCGGTGACGCCGTCGACGCCATCCGCACGCGTCTCCAGGATGTGGATATCCCGCCCGGCCTCTCCCTCTACTTTGGCGGCGCTTACGAAGAACAGGCCAAGTCCGCCGCCGACTTCCGCCTCTCGCTCATCATTGCCATTCTACTCACCTACATGGTGATGGCCGCGCAGTTCGAGCGCTTCCTCGATCCGCTCGTCGTGCTCTGCGCCATCCCCTTGGCCGTCATCGGCGTCGTGCCCACGCTCCTGCTCACCGGCACCACCATCAACATGCAGAGCCTCATGGGCCTGGTCATGCTCATCGGCATCGTGGTCAACAACGCCATCGTGCTCGTCGACTACATCAACCTGCTCATCCGCGAAGAAGGCCTCTCCATGGCCGAAGCCGTGCGCAAAGCCGGCTCCCGCCGCCTGCGTCCCATCCTCATGACGACACTCACGACGGTGCTCGGCCTGCTCCCGCTCGCCCTCGGCATCGGCCCCGGCGCCGAAATCCAAGCGGCCCTCGCCCGCACTGTGCTCGGCGGCCTCGTCGCCTCGACCCTGGTCACGCTGGTCTTCATCCCGGTCCTCTACTCCTGGTCGCACCAATTGAAGGACAAAGTCCAGGCCCGCTTCAGCGAGCCGTCGAACGCCCCCGTCCCCGCCCCCCAACGCAGCTGA
- a CDS encoding efflux RND transporter periplasmic adaptor subunit: MTQFAICASALLLLSACSDQPKAARGMASAPPVEATQARRGSLPLVERLSGTIRADNQVVLYPEVSGRIDEVLVDDGDHVNVGDILVRINDDQVREQVRQAEAGHRISAARLRQARARLAEAAAQANRSQALNERNLVSDLEYETLAAQRDSAAADVELAEAELEQASANLAERRDLLARTLVRAPVSGLVGARRAEIGMQVSTSTALFTIGDLSSLHVRVNLTDAMIGYIKIGQPAKLVVSDLLQGTEPLNGSVTRISPFLNEITRSTEAEIHINQTDTRLLPGMFLAVDIHYGESRQATLVPTSSLFTDPNTGREGVFVLTPETPFDPAAAREQTDSLSSPVAVTFRNLNIVARGANEVAVANLDSADWIVTLGQDLLSSNGRSAARVRPVTWDHVLELQSLNREDLLNEVLDETTATDS, from the coding sequence TTGACCCAATTCGCGATCTGCGCCTCCGCCCTCTTGCTGCTCAGTGCCTGCTCCGACCAGCCCAAAGCGGCGCGGGGCATGGCCTCCGCTCCGCCCGTCGAAGCCACCCAGGCCCGCCGCGGTTCCCTCCCGCTGGTGGAGCGCCTCTCCGGCACCATCCGTGCCGACAACCAGGTCGTGCTCTATCCCGAGGTCTCCGGCCGTATCGACGAGGTCCTCGTCGACGACGGTGACCACGTGAACGTCGGCGACATCCTCGTGCGCATCAACGACGACCAGGTGCGCGAACAGGTCCGCCAGGCCGAGGCCGGTCACCGCATCTCCGCCGCCCGCCTCCGCCAAGCCCGCGCCCGCCTCGCCGAAGCCGCCGCCCAGGCCAACCGCTCCCAGGCCCTCAACGAGCGCAACCTCGTCTCCGACCTCGAATACGAAACCCTCGCCGCCCAACGCGACTCCGCCGCCGCCGACGTCGAACTCGCCGAGGCCGAGCTGGAGCAGGCCTCCGCCAACCTCGCCGAACGCCGCGACCTGCTCGCCCGCACCCTCGTGCGCGCCCCCGTCTCCGGCCTCGTCGGTGCCCGCCGCGCCGAGATCGGCATGCAGGTCTCCACCTCCACCGCCCTCTTCACCATCGGTGACCTCTCCTCGCTGCACGTGCGCGTGAACCTCACCGACGCCATGATCGGCTACATCAAGATCGGCCAGCCCGCCAAACTCGTCGTATCCGATTTGCTCCAGGGCACTGAGCCGCTCAACGGCAGCGTCACCCGCATTTCGCCCTTCCTCAACGAGATCACCCGCAGCACCGAGGCCGAGATCCATATCAACCAAACGGATACACGCCTGCTGCCCGGCATGTTCCTCGCGGTCGACATCCACTACGGCGAGAGCCGCCAGGCCACCCTCGTGCCCACCAGCAGCCTCTTCACCGATCCCAACACCGGCCGCGAGGGGGTCTTCGTGCTCACCCCCGAAACGCCGTTCGATCCCGCCGCCGCCCGCGAGCAAACCGACTCCCTCTCCTCGCCCGTCGCCGTCACCTTCCGCAATCTCAACATCGTCGCCCGCGGCGCCAACGAGGTCGCCGTCGCCAACCTCGATTCCGCCGACTGGATCGTGACCCTCGGCCAGGACCTGCTCTCCTCCAACGGCCGCTCCGCCGCCCGCGTGCGCCCCGTCACCTGGGACCACGTCCTCGAGCTGCAAAGCCTCAACCGCGAAGACCTCCTCAACGAGGTCCTCGACGAAACCACCGCCACCGACTCCTGA